DNA from bacterium:
TCCATCATCTGGGACCGCGACTTCGGCCTGTTGAAGGAGATGCTCTCCGCGCCCATCAGCCGCAGCTCCATCGTCGTCGGGAAGGTGCTCGGCGGGGCCACCATCTGCACCGCCCAGAGCTTCATCGCCATCCTTCTGGTCTTCCTCACCCACATACAGCTGTTGTGGTACAACATCGCCTGGATTCTCCTGGCCAGCTTCATCGTGGGTTTCATGCTCGCCAGTCTGGGAGTCATCATCGCGAGCCTGGTGAAAACCTACGAGGGCTTCAGCTCGGTGATGAATTTTCTCATCATGCCGATGTTTCTGGCCTCGGGCGCCGTCTTCCCCCTGGACAACCTCCCGCGCTGGGCCTACCTC
Protein-coding regions in this window:
- a CDS encoding ABC transporter permease; amino-acid sequence: SIIWDRDFGLLKEMLSAPISRSSIVVGKVLGGATICTAQSFIAILLVFLTHIQLLWYNIAWILLASFIVGFMLASLGVIIASLVKTYEGFSSVMNFLIMPMFLASGAVFPLDNLPRWAYLVARANPIAYAVDLFRGLMLQHYEFTFLIDLSVLLGLTVIITALAIYRFHRMTARW